The following proteins are co-located in the Aliidongia dinghuensis genome:
- a CDS encoding ABC transporter ATP-binding protein has product MMLELEGLSAGYGADAVLHDVDIQLNPGEIVTLIGANGAGKSTLVNAISGLIRPFSGQIRFEGQRIEQLAPAARLRLGIAHVPEGRHTFAGMTVAENLRLGAFLDGGADWMARARKLFRYFPVLEERFGATAGNFSGGQQQMLAIARGLMSEPKLLMLDEPSLGLSPLLVSEIFKLVRRLRDEGLTILLVEQNARQALQIADRGYVIENGRVTLSGTAEALIRSKDISERYLGIGARNSATDHATAQRAERLAQCLNP; this is encoded by the coding sequence TCGATATCCAACTGAACCCGGGCGAGATCGTGACGCTGATCGGCGCCAACGGCGCCGGCAAGTCGACGCTGGTCAACGCCATCTCGGGCCTCATCCGGCCGTTCTCAGGCCAGATCCGCTTCGAAGGCCAGCGCATCGAGCAGCTGGCGCCGGCGGCACGCCTCAGGCTCGGCATCGCCCATGTGCCCGAAGGCCGGCACACGTTCGCCGGCATGACGGTCGCCGAGAACCTGCGACTGGGCGCGTTCCTCGATGGTGGCGCCGATTGGATGGCGCGCGCCCGCAAGCTGTTCCGCTATTTCCCGGTGCTCGAAGAGCGCTTCGGGGCCACGGCCGGCAATTTCTCGGGCGGGCAGCAGCAGATGCTGGCGATCGCGCGCGGCCTCATGTCCGAGCCCAAGCTCTTGATGCTCGACGAGCCGTCGCTGGGCTTATCGCCCCTGCTGGTGAGCGAGATCTTCAAGCTCGTCCGCCGCCTGCGTGATGAGGGGCTCACCATCCTGCTCGTCGAGCAGAATGCGCGTCAGGCTTTGCAGATCGCCGACCGCGGCTATGTGATCGAGAACGGCCGGGTCACCCTCTCGGGCACGGCTGAGGCCCTCATCCGCTCGAAGGATATTTCGGAGCGCTATCTTGGCATCGGCGCCCGGAATTCTGCTACCGATCACGCGACGGCCCAACGAGCGGAGCGGCTAGCACAGTGTCTCAACCCATGA
- a CDS encoding MarR family winged helix-turn-helix transcriptional regulator → MKPLTPDNDGASDAMPELPLDRSVGYQIRRTHRMVQRALQIRIEAHGVTLGMWYFLRALWDEDGLTQRELSARVGTMEPTTMSAIALMERSGFVRRSRNAEDRRKVNIYLTDRGRALEKELLPSGIAVVDIATRTFTPREIQMFLSLLSEIQKNLREDLEKHSHLNGQDDLGDGA, encoded by the coding sequence ATGAAACCCCTGACCCCCGACAATGACGGCGCGTCCGACGCGATGCCCGAGCTGCCGCTCGACCGCAGCGTCGGCTATCAGATCCGCCGGACCCATCGCATGGTCCAGCGCGCGCTGCAGATCCGCATCGAGGCCCATGGGGTAACGCTCGGCATGTGGTACTTCCTGCGGGCGCTCTGGGACGAGGACGGGCTGACACAGCGCGAGCTCTCCGCGCGCGTCGGCACCATGGAGCCGACGACCATGTCGGCCATTGCGCTCATGGAGCGCAGCGGCTTCGTCCGGCGGTCGCGCAACGCGGAGGACCGCCGCAAGGTCAATATCTATCTGACCGACCGGGGCCGGGCGCTCGAAAAGGAGCTGCTGCCCTCCGGCATCGCGGTCGTCGACATCGCGACCAGGACCTTCACGCCGCGCGAGATCCAGATGTTCCTGAGCCTGCTCTCCGAGATTCAGAAGAATCTGCGCGAGGACCTGGAAAAGCACAGCCATCTCAATGGTCAAGACGATTTGGGAGACGGAGCATGA
- a CDS encoding SDR family NAD(P)-dependent oxidoreductase: protein MRLAGKVAIITGAARGIGRACAERFLQEGAKVVIADIDGADLAKTATELDRPSSLLAVETDVTRRAEVGRAVTAAVERFGRLDIMLNNAGIARKQDFLDIAEQDFDDVIGVNLKGAFFGAQAAARQMIAQGQGGVIINMSSINALLANPNLATYAMSKGGMNQLTAVAAVALAPHQIRVVGIGPGTILTEMVKTAIFSSDEARHAVLSRTPIGRCGEPSEIASAATFLASDDASYMTGQTIYPDGGRLVLNYTVPVEDGEKR from the coding sequence ATGAGGTTGGCAGGCAAGGTCGCGATCATCACGGGCGCGGCGCGGGGCATCGGGCGCGCCTGTGCCGAGCGCTTTCTTCAGGAAGGCGCCAAGGTCGTCATCGCCGACATCGACGGCGCCGATCTCGCCAAGACTGCGACGGAACTCGACCGGCCAAGCAGCCTGCTGGCGGTCGAAACGGACGTGACCAGGCGCGCCGAGGTCGGCCGCGCCGTCACCGCGGCCGTCGAACGCTTCGGCCGGCTCGACATCATGCTCAACAACGCCGGCATCGCCCGCAAGCAGGACTTCCTCGACATCGCCGAGCAGGATTTCGACGACGTCATCGGCGTCAACCTGAAGGGCGCGTTCTTCGGCGCGCAGGCCGCGGCGCGGCAGATGATCGCGCAAGGCCAGGGCGGCGTGATCATCAACATGTCGTCGATCAACGCGCTCCTCGCCAACCCCAATCTCGCGACCTATGCGATGTCGAAGGGCGGCATGAACCAGCTGACCGCCGTCGCGGCGGTGGCCCTGGCGCCGCACCAGATCCGCGTCGTCGGCATCGGGCCCGGCACCATCCTGACCGAGATGGTAAAGACGGCGATCTTCTCATCCGACGAGGCGCGTCATGCGGTCCTGTCGCGCACGCCGATCGGCCGCTGCGGCGAGCCGAGCGAGATCGCGTCCGCCGCCACATTCCTGGCGAGCGACGACGCCTCCTACATGACCGGCCAGACGATCTACCCGGACGGCGGCCGCCTCGTCCTCAACTACACGGTCCCGGTCGAAGACGGCGAGAAGCGGTGA
- a CDS encoding LamB/YcsF family protein, producing the protein MAQAIDLNSDLGEGYGPWRMGDDGAMLDLVTSANIACGGHAGDPHTMFDTLSLANDRGVVAGAHPGFGDREGFGRRVIPCTTGEVECLVAAQVGALMGAAALAGTEVRYVKPHGALGNLAADDRSIADAIVRAVAAVSAKLAILAISGTELEAAARQRGSPVYREIFADRAYLPSGRLVPRSRPGAMIERPESAAARLIEFLTTGLMPTLDGPPIALAAHSICVHGDSPGAVAMARFIREALTSKGFVLKPFLNGAS; encoded by the coding sequence ATGGCACAGGCGATCGACCTCAATTCCGATCTGGGCGAGGGCTACGGCCCGTGGCGCATGGGCGACGACGGCGCCATGCTCGACCTGGTGACGAGCGCCAACATCGCCTGCGGCGGCCATGCCGGCGATCCGCACACCATGTTTGATACGCTGAGCCTCGCCAATGATCGCGGCGTCGTGGCCGGCGCCCATCCGGGCTTCGGCGACCGCGAGGGCTTCGGCCGGCGCGTCATTCCCTGCACCACGGGCGAGGTCGAATGCCTGGTCGCGGCCCAGGTCGGCGCGCTGATGGGTGCGGCCGCCCTCGCCGGCACCGAGGTCCGTTACGTGAAGCCGCACGGCGCGCTCGGCAATCTCGCGGCCGACGACCGGTCGATCGCCGACGCGATCGTGCGCGCCGTCGCCGCCGTCTCTGCCAAGCTCGCCATCCTCGCAATCTCCGGGACCGAGCTTGAAGCTGCTGCCCGGCAGCGCGGCTCGCCGGTCTATCGCGAGATTTTCGCGGACCGCGCCTATCTGCCGTCCGGCCGCCTCGTGCCGCGCAGCCGGCCGGGCGCCATGATCGAACGGCCGGAGAGTGCGGCGGCACGACTCATCGAATTTCTCACGACCGGCTTGATGCCGACGCTCGACGGCCCGCCCATCGCGCTCGCGGCGCATTCGATCTGCGTCCATGGCGACAGCCCCGGCGCCGTCGCCATGGCACGCTTCATCCGCGAGGCGCTGACGTCGAAAGGCTTCGTCCTCAAGCCGTTCCTGAACGGGGCGAGCTGA
- a CDS encoding ABC transporter substrate-binding protein, with product MTTKLKLSIATGNYDRTRPLVDGEVPIDGVDPIFMLLSPEEMFFRSFRDRAFDVSELSLSSFAVKTAAGTNPYVGVPVFPSRAFRHTSICIRTDRGIKRPEDLRGRRIGTPEYQLTACVWARALLEEEYGVAPSDVTWVRGGLEETGRSEKIAVQLPPEIRIEPAPADRTLAQMLKDGDIDAIVAPRAPSCFEQWDPNIGWLWPDPQAAASQYFEKTRIFPIMHLIGIRKELVDEHPWLPIAVYKAFSKAKTRALELLVDTSATKVTLPFVDELLRATRRLMGEDFWPYGVEPNRHVLDRFLGYHYDQGLSPRRLTVEELFHPSTLATFKI from the coding sequence GTGACGACGAAACTCAAGCTTTCGATCGCGACCGGCAATTACGATCGCACGCGCCCGCTCGTCGACGGCGAGGTGCCGATCGACGGCGTCGATCCGATCTTCATGCTGCTCTCGCCCGAGGAGATGTTCTTCCGCTCGTTCCGCGACCGGGCGTTCGACGTGAGCGAACTGTCGCTCTCGAGCTTCGCGGTCAAGACGGCGGCCGGCACCAACCCCTATGTCGGCGTGCCGGTCTTTCCGTCGCGCGCCTTCCGCCATACGTCGATCTGCATCCGCACGGACCGGGGCATCAAGCGGCCGGAGGACCTGCGGGGCCGGCGCATCGGCACGCCCGAGTACCAGCTGACCGCCTGCGTCTGGGCGCGGGCGCTGCTCGAGGAGGAGTATGGCGTCGCCCCGTCCGACGTGACCTGGGTGCGCGGCGGTCTCGAGGAGACGGGGCGGTCGGAAAAGATCGCGGTGCAATTGCCGCCCGAGATCCGGATCGAGCCGGCGCCCGCCGACCGGACGCTCGCCCAGATGCTGAAGGACGGCGACATCGACGCGATCGTGGCGCCGAGAGCCCCGTCCTGCTTCGAGCAGTGGGACCCGAACATCGGCTGGCTCTGGCCCGACCCGCAGGCGGCGGCAAGCCAATATTTCGAGAAGACCCGGATCTTCCCGATCATGCACCTGATCGGCATCCGCAAGGAACTGGTGGACGAGCATCCCTGGCTGCCCATAGCCGTCTACAAGGCCTTCTCCAAGGCCAAGACCCGCGCGCTCGAGCTCCTGGTCGATACGTCCGCGACCAAGGTCACGCTGCCGTTCGTCGACGAGCTGCTGCGCGCGACCCGGCGCCTGATGGGCGAGGATTTCTGGCCCTACGGCGTCGAGCCCAACCGCCATGTGCTCGACCGGTTCCTGGGATATCACTACGACCAGGGCCTGTCGCCCCGCCGCCTCACGGTCGAGGAGCTGTTCCATCCCTCGACCCTGGCGACGTTCAAGATCTGA